One window of Paludibacter propionicigenes WB4 genomic DNA carries:
- a CDS encoding DUF349 domain-containing protein, which yields MSPLDLNKDPEIVPSETPEVAETKETIEVTENKTVAETAEVIEVIEVPEVSADAAVTEITEEPVADKIQEESPEEVVTEQPIEEKSTKIDYSTSTKAELVDALKLLINKEVELVKDEVELIKQLFYKKTKAEIEELKKSFIEDGNEENEFLAPKDELEESFKALLNTFKAKKAALSAQLEKEKETNLLKKQHLLGQMKVLVESNDDVSTHINEFRALQQKWKTIGQVPASASTDLWKQYNLYQESFWDLIKINNELREYDFKKNLELKTALCEAAEKLASENDVISAFQQLQKLHEEWHDLGPVAREIREQIWSRFKEASTAINKKHQSYFDSIRKLEDENYEAKNALCEKIEAFDFSSLNNYKAWDEATKTVLAWQEEWRTIGFAPRKVNQKVFDRYRKVCDAFFAAKAEFYKETKNVLTTNAEKKKALCEKAEELKDSTEWKETGDKLIQLQKEWKTVGPVAKKYSDELWKRFIGACDYFFEQKNKNTSGQRTVENENLAKKKELIDRINAFEKTENPGESVTALRAIMAEWNTIGHVPFKEKDKIYKEYRDAVDKQFETLNVDSSNRRMDSFRNNLKDMSTKGENKLFREREKLMRTYEHLKSEIATYENNIGFFSSNSKKGGGLIKEMERKIETLKEESKLIEQKINLIDENIQ from the coding sequence ATGAGCCCACTTGATTTAAACAAGGATCCTGAAATCGTACCAAGCGAAACTCCTGAAGTTGCCGAAACTAAAGAAACTATTGAAGTAACTGAAAACAAAACAGTTGCTGAAACAGCTGAAGTTATTGAAGTTATTGAAGTACCTGAGGTATCTGCTGATGCCGCGGTAACCGAAATTACGGAAGAGCCAGTTGCTGATAAAATTCAGGAAGAAAGTCCTGAGGAAGTAGTTACAGAGCAACCGATTGAAGAAAAATCTACTAAAATAGACTATAGTACAAGTACTAAAGCAGAGCTAGTTGACGCACTTAAGTTGCTAATCAACAAAGAAGTAGAATTGGTTAAGGACGAAGTGGAGCTTATCAAGCAATTATTTTACAAAAAGACCAAAGCTGAAATAGAAGAGCTAAAAAAATCATTTATTGAAGATGGTAACGAAGAAAATGAATTTTTAGCTCCAAAAGATGAGCTCGAAGAATCATTTAAAGCGCTGCTAAACACATTCAAAGCCAAAAAGGCAGCTCTATCAGCCCAGCTTGAAAAAGAAAAAGAAACGAACTTATTGAAAAAACAACATTTGCTAGGTCAAATGAAAGTTTTAGTAGAAAGTAATGATGACGTTTCTACGCATATTAATGAGTTCAGGGCTTTACAGCAAAAATGGAAAACCATAGGTCAGGTTCCTGCAAGTGCCTCTACCGATTTGTGGAAACAGTATAATTTATATCAGGAATCATTCTGGGATCTGATTAAGATTAATAATGAACTAAGAGAATACGATTTCAAGAAAAATCTTGAATTAAAAACTGCATTATGTGAAGCGGCTGAAAAACTAGCTTCAGAAAATGATGTTATATCAGCTTTCCAACAATTACAAAAACTTCACGAAGAATGGCATGATTTAGGCCCTGTGGCCCGCGAAATACGAGAACAAATCTGGAGCCGTTTTAAAGAAGCATCAACTGCTATAAATAAAAAGCATCAATCTTACTTTGATTCAATCCGTAAGCTTGAAGATGAAAACTATGAAGCCAAAAATGCGTTATGCGAAAAAATTGAAGCTTTTGATTTCAGTAGTCTTAATAATTATAAAGCATGGGATGAAGCAACAAAAACGGTGTTGGCCTGGCAAGAAGAATGGAGAACAATTGGGTTTGCACCTCGCAAAGTAAATCAAAAAGTATTTGACAGATACCGCAAAGTATGCGATGCTTTCTTTGCAGCAAAAGCTGAATTTTACAAGGAAACTAAAAATGTATTGACCACCAATGCTGAAAAGAAAAAAGCCTTGTGCGAAAAAGCAGAAGAGCTAAAAGACAGCACTGAATGGAAAGAAACAGGAGATAAACTTATTCAGCTCCAAAAAGAGTGGAAAACAGTAGGACCTGTTGCTAAAAAATATTCAGATGAGCTATGGAAACGTTTCATAGGCGCCTGCGATTATTTCTTTGAACAAAAAAACAAAAATACATCCGGACAACGAACTGTAGAAAATGAGAATCTAGCAAAAAAGAAAGAGCTCATTGACAGAATAAATGCTTTCGAAAAGACAGAAAATCCCGGCGAATCAGTAACAGCCCTGCGTGCTATTATGGCCGAATGGAACACCATAGGACATGTGCCGTTCAAAGAAAAAGATAAAATCTACAAAGAATACAGAGATGCTGTTGACAAACAATTCGAAACTCTGAATGTGGATTCATCTAACCGCCGCATGGACTCATTCCGCAACAACTTGAAAGACATGAGTACTAAAGGTGAAAACAAGCTATTCCGCGAACGTGAAAAGCTTATGCGCACCTACGAACATTTAAAATCAGAGATTGCAACTTACGAGAATAATATCGGATTTTTCTCTTCGAACTCAAAAAAAGGTGGTGGTTTGATTAAAGAAATGGAACGTAAAATTGAGACTCTGAAAGAAGAAAGTAAACTGATAGAGCAAAAAATCAATCTTATAGACGAAAACATTCAATAA
- a CDS encoding outer membrane beta-barrel family protein, with amino-acid sequence MRILVCFILSLFAVVSRSENVLTGKVVDPDNQPVSQFNLVLISPSDSSTISSTSFTDGIYTLKDIQPNEYIIKITSFGYAALKKTVKTRLGVTSLPTLVLQPNCIKEITVIAQQPTIRSTADRIIINVENSILSNALNGSDMLQKTPGLIRDTSGELIVAGKGIPKYYIDGKEVHSMNEVRILNPKNIQSLEIIDNPSAAYDADGHAVILINTLDKADQYLLRLGGDFTQSRKGSVSEFIEGALKAGKITTNLYVDHSTMNNKTFEDNYSVITVNNNLETHAESVSFDSETSYRLSVDIDIAKNQSLIFQSNGYYTDASKINRNQLSYFSNPAFDNFNTHVEKFIQSWQTNNTISYNCKIDSLGQNIKLIADYTIGNKENTNNFYNQIVGNENNPPFWNKNYNKGKPVIYSIKADYTKPFSKTMLLDIGTKYYWIKGNDITDMTGSTNLYQHYLTDEQNLSAYASLNMKLDDKLEFRVGLRGEKTFRKIQKDYVVFSDANQFGLFPSASINYSCSESFSTGISYSKRISRPSFSALDPSIYVDSLTNRKGNPNLISTDIHSFQLSCKFFSFISFRVGYSYLIHPIYFMVYKDEVQPQLTDVRFINGDNVGRYTASLTFNKQLLPWWSITLSGLFYTSSYPYIDDNNVRRNNNTPGKNITLQNSIKLPAKVLFDIGYQYNGKGSWTTSYNEPYWNLYFSLQRSFLRESLTCTVTANDLFNQLTSRQHSVLSGQNLNVFDADDTYFGISIKYQIGRSKYKYSSKSENSEERQRLH; translated from the coding sequence ATGAGAATTTTAGTTTGTTTTATTCTTAGCCTTTTTGCCGTAGTTTCACGATCTGAAAATGTTTTAACAGGAAAAGTCGTTGACCCGGATAATCAACCGGTAAGCCAGTTTAATCTTGTTTTAATCTCGCCATCTGATTCTTCAACTATTTCAAGCACCTCATTTACTGACGGTATTTATACACTGAAGGATATACAACCCAACGAATATATAATTAAAATTACCTCTTTTGGCTATGCAGCTCTAAAAAAGACAGTGAAAACAAGATTAGGTGTCACTTCATTACCTACTCTTGTGTTACAACCTAACTGCATAAAAGAAATTACTGTCATAGCGCAGCAACCCACCATTCGAAGTACAGCTGACCGTATCATTATTAATGTGGAAAACAGCATATTGTCCAATGCATTAAATGGCTCGGACATGCTTCAAAAGACACCCGGACTGATTAGAGATACATCAGGTGAACTTATCGTAGCAGGCAAGGGGATACCCAAATATTATATTGATGGTAAAGAAGTTCATTCTATGAATGAGGTTAGAATACTCAATCCCAAAAATATACAATCTCTCGAAATTATTGATAATCCATCAGCTGCTTATGATGCTGATGGACATGCAGTTATTTTGATTAATACGCTCGATAAAGCAGATCAATATCTGTTACGTCTGGGAGGTGACTTTACGCAGTCAAGAAAAGGTTCGGTAAGCGAATTTATAGAAGGAGCCTTGAAAGCAGGAAAAATAACAACGAACTTGTATGTTGATCATTCAACAATGAACAATAAAACCTTTGAAGATAATTACAGTGTTATAACCGTCAATAATAATTTAGAAACGCATGCAGAATCTGTATCATTTGATTCAGAAACTTCGTATCGTTTATCTGTAGATATTGATATCGCAAAGAACCAAAGTCTTATTTTTCAGAGTAATGGCTATTATACAGATGCTAGTAAAATAAACCGAAATCAACTTTCGTATTTCTCAAACCCGGCATTCGATAATTTCAATACGCATGTGGAGAAATTTATACAATCATGGCAAACTAATAATACTATAAGTTATAATTGTAAAATAGATTCGTTGGGGCAGAATATTAAACTGATAGCAGACTATACCATTGGAAATAAGGAGAACACAAATAATTTTTACAATCAAATTGTAGGTAATGAGAATAATCCGCCGTTCTGGAATAAAAATTATAATAAAGGAAAGCCGGTAATTTACTCGATAAAAGCCGATTATACAAAACCGTTCAGTAAGACAATGTTATTGGATATCGGGACAAAATATTACTGGATAAAAGGAAATGACATCACCGATATGACAGGTAGCACCAATCTGTATCAGCATTATCTGACAGATGAACAAAACCTTTCTGCGTATGCTTCTCTAAATATGAAGTTGGATGATAAACTTGAATTCAGAGTCGGCTTAAGAGGCGAAAAAACCTTCAGGAAAATACAGAAAGATTATGTTGTTTTTTCAGATGCTAATCAGTTTGGCTTATTTCCCAGTGCGTCAATAAACTATTCTTGTTCCGAATCTTTCTCAACCGGAATTTCATACAGTAAACGTATATCCCGTCCTTCTTTTTCGGCACTTGACCCAAGCATTTACGTAGATTCGTTGACTAACCGAAAAGGCAACCCCAACTTAATTTCGACGGATATACATTCATTCCAGTTATCCTGCAAATTTTTCAGTTTCATTTCATTCAGGGTTGGTTATAGTTACCTTATACACCCCATTTATTTCATGGTATATAAGGATGAAGTGCAGCCACAGCTCACTGATGTTCGTTTTATAAACGGAGATAACGTGGGTCGTTATACTGCCTCTTTAACTTTCAACAAACAGTTGTTACCCTGGTGGAGCATTACATTGTCCGGATTATTTTATACCAGTTCATATCCCTATATTGATGATAATAATGTAAGACGAAATAATAATACTCCGGGAAAGAATATAACACTTCAGAATTCGATAAAACTGCCGGCTAAGGTTCTGTTTGATATCGGTTATCAGTATAATGGAAAAGGATCTTGGACAACGAGTTATAATGAACCATATTGGAATTTATATTTTTCCTTACAACGAAGTTTTTTGCGGGAGTCACTTACATGCACAGTTACAGCGAACGACTTGTTTAATCAGTTGACATCACGTCAGCATTCCGTGCTGTCGGGACAGAATTTAAATGTATTTGATGCTGACGATACTTATTTTGGAATAAGCATAAAATATCAAATAGGAAGATCTAAGTATAAATATTCTTCAAAGTCAGAAAACTCGGAAGAACGCCAGCGGTTACATTGA
- the dnaJ gene encoding molecular chaperone DnaJ has protein sequence MSKRDYYEILGVSKSASADEIKKAYRKKAIQYHPDKNPGDKESEEKFKEAAEAYEVLSDDQKRQRYDQYGHAGVGGAAGGGFGGGSMNMDDIFSHFGDIFGGHFGGFGGFGGSQRGGGQRVRKGSDLRVKVKLTLAEIASGVEKKIKVKKQVACTHCNGTGGANGSSTTTCTTCNGQGRVMRVQNTILGQMQTAAECPTCGGDGKIIKDKCTHCNGDGVVREDEVITINIPAGVMEGMQLSVSGKGNAARRGGVNGDLLVLIEEEPHPELVRDENDLIYNLLLTVPMATLGGSVEVPTVEGKVKVTIAPGTQPGKVLRLRGKGLPNVNRYGTGDLLVNIGVYIPENLNKEEKTIMEKLGNSDNVKPNASASRNFFSHFRNMFE, from the coding sequence ATGTCCAAAAGAGATTATTACGAAATACTTGGAGTGTCTAAATCTGCTTCTGCTGATGAGATAAAAAAGGCATACCGCAAAAAAGCTATTCAGTATCACCCCGATAAAAATCCGGGCGATAAGGAATCAGAAGAAAAGTTCAAAGAGGCTGCCGAGGCTTATGAAGTACTGAGTGATGACCAGAAACGTCAACGCTATGACCAGTATGGACATGCAGGTGTAGGTGGTGCTGCCGGAGGTGGATTCGGTGGAGGAAGTATGAACATGGACGATATTTTCTCTCACTTTGGCGATATTTTCGGAGGTCACTTTGGCGGTTTTGGCGGCTTTGGCGGAAGTCAGCGCGGTGGAGGACAACGGGTGCGTAAAGGTTCTGATTTAAGAGTGAAGGTAAAGCTTACTCTGGCAGAAATTGCATCCGGAGTAGAAAAGAAAATTAAAGTAAAAAAACAGGTTGCTTGTACACATTGCAATGGAACCGGTGGTGCCAACGGATCATCGACCACTACTTGTACCACTTGTAATGGACAGGGACGCGTGATGCGGGTACAGAATACCATTTTAGGACAAATGCAAACTGCAGCCGAATGTCCTACCTGTGGAGGCGATGGAAAAATTATTAAGGATAAGTGTACTCATTGTAACGGTGACGGAGTCGTACGCGAAGATGAAGTAATTACTATCAATATTCCTGCCGGTGTAATGGAAGGTATGCAACTCTCAGTTAGTGGAAAAGGAAATGCGGCTCGCAGGGGAGGAGTGAACGGTGACTTATTGGTACTGATCGAGGAAGAACCTCATCCAGAGCTGGTTCGAGACGAAAATGATTTAATATATAACCTGTTGTTGACGGTTCCTATGGCTACTTTAGGTGGCTCGGTGGAGGTGCCGACTGTAGAAGGAAAAGTAAAAGTAACCATTGCTCCCGGAACTCAACCGGGTAAAGTACTTCGGTTACGTGGTAAAGGTTTACCTAATGTGAACCGTTATGGTACTGGCGATTTACTTGTTAATATTGGGGTTTATATTCCCGAAAATCTGAATAAAGAAGAAAAAACAATTATGGAAAAACTAGGAAATTCGGATAACGTAAAACCGAATGCCTCAGCTTCTCGTAATTTCTTCTCGCATTTTAGAAACATGTTTGAATAA
- a CDS encoding nucleotide exchange factor GrpE, which translates to MKNKKQAEETQEVNNSCETQETQTTETTPASETTEQAADQIVDELELMAQKCTELNDKNLRLMAEFDNYRKRTMKERMDLLKTASEKVLVDMLPLVDDFERGLKAMETSEDVQAVKDGVDLIYSKFIAFLAQNGVKAIPTENEVFDTEYHEAITTFPAPTEDLKGKIVDCVSKGYTMNEKVIRFSKVVVGE; encoded by the coding sequence ATGAAGAATAAGAAACAAGCTGAAGAAACACAAGAAGTAAACAACAGCTGTGAAACTCAGGAGACTCAAACGACAGAAACAACCCCCGCTTCTGAAACTACAGAGCAGGCTGCCGATCAGATAGTGGATGAACTGGAATTGATGGCGCAGAAATGTACCGAACTCAATGATAAAAACCTGCGTTTAATGGCCGAATTCGATAACTATAGAAAACGAACCATGAAAGAACGCATGGATTTGTTGAAAACAGCCAGTGAAAAGGTGTTGGTTGATATGTTACCGTTGGTCGATGATTTTGAGAGAGGCTTGAAAGCGATGGAAACATCAGAAGATGTACAGGCTGTAAAAGATGGTGTAGATTTGATTTACTCAAAATTTATTGCTTTTTTGGCACAAAACGGAGTAAAAGCCATTCCTACTGAAAACGAGGTTTTTGATACCGAATATCATGAAGCAATCACAACTTTTCCTGCACCAACAGAAGATTTAAAAGGAAAGATTGTAGATTGTGTTTCGAAGGGTTACACTATGAATGAAAAAGTAATTCGTTTTTCAAAAGTAGTAGTAGGAGAGTAA